One window from the genome of Camelus bactrianus isolate YW-2024 breed Bactrian camel chromosome 4, ASM4877302v1, whole genome shotgun sequence encodes:
- the HNRNPK gene encoding heterogeneous nuclear ribonucleoprotein K isoform X1 has product METEQPEETFPNTETNGEFGKRPAEDMEEEQAFKRSRNTDEMVELRILLQSKNAGAVIGKGGKNIKALRTDYNASVSVPDSSGPERILSISADIETIGEILKKIIPTLEEGLQLPSPTATSQLPLESDAVECLNYQHYKGSDFDCELRLLIHQSLAGGIIGVKGAKIKELRENTQTTIKLFQECCPQSTDRVVLIGGKPDRVVECIKIILDLISESPIKGRAQPYDPNFYDETYDYGGFTMMFDDRRGRPVGFPMRGRGGFDRMPPGRGGRPMPPSRRDYDDMSPRRGPPPPPPGRGGRGGSRARNLPLPPPPPPRGGDLMAYDRRGRPGDRYDGMVGFSADETWDSAIDTWSPSEWQMAYEPQGGSGYDYSYAGGRGSYGDLGGPIITTQVTIPKDLAGSIIGKGGQRIKQIRHESGASIKIDEPLEGSEDRIITITGTQDQIQNAQYLLQNSVKQYADVEGF; this is encoded by the exons ATGGAAACGGAACAGCCAGAGGAAACCTTTCCCAACACCGAAACCAATGGTGAATTTG GTAAACGCCCTGCCGAAGATATGGAAGAGGAACAAGCTTTTAAAAGATCGAGAAACACTGATGAGATGGTTGAATTACGCATTCTGCTTCAGAGCAag AATGCTGGGGCAGTGATtgggaaaggaggcaagaatattaaGGCTCTCCGTACAGAC TACAATGCCAGTGTTTCAGTCCCAGACAGCAGTGGCCCCGAGCG CATATTGAGTATCAGTGCTGATATTGAAACAATTGGAGAAATTCTGAAGAAAATCATCCCTACCTTGGAAGAG GGCCTGCAGTTGCCATCACCCACTGCAACCAGCCAGCTCCCGCTCGAATCTGATGCTGTGGAATGCTTAAAT TACCAACACTATAAAGGAAGCGACTTTGACTGCGAGTTGAGACTGTTGATTCATCAGAGTCTGGCAGGAGGAATTATTGGGGTCAAAGGTGCTAAAATCAAAGAACTTCGAGAG AACACTCAGACAACGATCAAGCTTTTCCAGGAATGCTGTCCTCAGTCCACTGACAGAGTTGTTCTTATTGGAGGAAAACCTGATAGGGTTGTAGAGTGCATAAAGATCATCCTTGATCTTATATCAGAG TCTCCTATCAAAGGACGTGCTCAGCCTTATGATCCCAATTTTTATGATGAAACTTACGATTATGGTGGTTTTACAATGATGTTTGATGACCGCCGTGGACGTCCAGTGGGATTTCCCATGCGAGGAAGAGGTGGCTTTGACAGAATGCCTCCTGGTCGGGGTGGGCGTCCCATGCCTCCATCTAGAAGAGATTATGATGATATGAGCCCTCGTCGAggacctcctccacctcctcctggaCGAGGTGGCCGGGGTGGTAGCAGAGCTCGgaatcttcctcttcctccaccaccaccacctagAGGAGG AGATCTGATGGCCTATGACAGAAGAGGAAGACCTGGAGACCGTTATGATGGCATG GTTGGTTTCAGTGCTGATGAAACTTGGGACTCTGCAATAGATACATGGAGCCCATCAGAGTGGCAGATGGCTTATGAACCACAG ggtgGCTCTGGATATG ATTATTCCTATGCAGGGGGTCGTGGCTCATATGGTGATCTTGGTGGACCTATTATTACTACACAAGTAACTATTCCCAAAGAT TTGGCTGGATCTATTATTGGCAAAGGTGGTCAGCGGATTAAACAAATCCGTCATGAGTCAGGAGCTTCGATCAAAATTGATGAGCCTTTAGAAGGGTCCGAAGATCGGATCATTACCATTACAGGAACACAGGACCAGATACAGAATGCACAGTATTTGCTGCAGAACAG tgTGAAGCAGTATGCAGATGTTGAAGGATTCTAA
- the HNRNPK gene encoding heterogeneous nuclear ribonucleoprotein K isoform X4, which yields METEQPEETFPNTETNGEFGKRPAEDMEEEQAFKRSRNTDEMVELRILLQSKNAGAVIGKGGKNIKALRTDYNASVSVPDSSGPERILSISADIETIGEILKKIIPTLEEYQHYKGSDFDCELRLLIHQSLAGGIIGVKGAKIKELRENTQTTIKLFQECCPQSTDRVVLIGGKPDRVVECIKIILDLISESPIKGRAQPYDPNFYDETYDYGGFTMMFDDRRGRPVGFPMRGRGGFDRMPPGRGGRPMPPSRRDYDDMSPRRGPPPPPPGRGGRGGSRARNLPLPPPPPPRGGDLMAYDRRGRPGDRYDGMVGFSADETWDSAIDTWSPSEWQMAYEPQGGSGYDYSYAGGRGSYGDLGGPIITTQVTIPKDLAGSIIGKGGQRIKQIRHESGASIKIDEPLEGSEDRIITITGTQDQIQNAQYLLQNSVKQYSGKFF from the exons ATGGAAACGGAACAGCCAGAGGAAACCTTTCCCAACACCGAAACCAATGGTGAATTTG GTAAACGCCCTGCCGAAGATATGGAAGAGGAACAAGCTTTTAAAAGATCGAGAAACACTGATGAGATGGTTGAATTACGCATTCTGCTTCAGAGCAag AATGCTGGGGCAGTGATtgggaaaggaggcaagaatattaaGGCTCTCCGTACAGAC TACAATGCCAGTGTTTCAGTCCCAGACAGCAGTGGCCCCGAGCG CATATTGAGTATCAGTGCTGATATTGAAACAATTGGAGAAATTCTGAAGAAAATCATCCCTACCTTGGAAGAG TACCAACACTATAAAGGAAGCGACTTTGACTGCGAGTTGAGACTGTTGATTCATCAGAGTCTGGCAGGAGGAATTATTGGGGTCAAAGGTGCTAAAATCAAAGAACTTCGAGAG AACACTCAGACAACGATCAAGCTTTTCCAGGAATGCTGTCCTCAGTCCACTGACAGAGTTGTTCTTATTGGAGGAAAACCTGATAGGGTTGTAGAGTGCATAAAGATCATCCTTGATCTTATATCAGAG TCTCCTATCAAAGGACGTGCTCAGCCTTATGATCCCAATTTTTATGATGAAACTTACGATTATGGTGGTTTTACAATGATGTTTGATGACCGCCGTGGACGTCCAGTGGGATTTCCCATGCGAGGAAGAGGTGGCTTTGACAGAATGCCTCCTGGTCGGGGTGGGCGTCCCATGCCTCCATCTAGAAGAGATTATGATGATATGAGCCCTCGTCGAggacctcctccacctcctcctggaCGAGGTGGCCGGGGTGGTAGCAGAGCTCGgaatcttcctcttcctccaccaccaccacctagAGGAGG AGATCTGATGGCCTATGACAGAAGAGGAAGACCTGGAGACCGTTATGATGGCATG GTTGGTTTCAGTGCTGATGAAACTTGGGACTCTGCAATAGATACATGGAGCCCATCAGAGTGGCAGATGGCTTATGAACCACAG ggtgGCTCTGGATATG ATTATTCCTATGCAGGGGGTCGTGGCTCATATGGTGATCTTGGTGGACCTATTATTACTACACAAGTAACTATTCCCAAAGAT TTGGCTGGATCTATTATTGGCAAAGGTGGTCAGCGGATTAAACAAATCCGTCATGAGTCAGGAGCTTCGATCAAAATTGATGAGCCTTTAGAAGGGTCCGAAGATCGGATCATTACCATTACAGGAACACAGGACCAGATACAGAATGCACAGTATTTGCTGCAGAACAG tgtGAAGCAGTATTCTGGAAAGTTTTTCTAA
- the HNRNPK gene encoding heterogeneous nuclear ribonucleoprotein K isoform X3, translating into METEQPEETFPNTETNGEFGKRPAEDMEEEQAFKRSRNTDEMVELRILLQSKNAGAVIGKGGKNIKALRTDYNASVSVPDSSGPERILSISADIETIGEILKKIIPTLEEYQHYKGSDFDCELRLLIHQSLAGGIIGVKGAKIKELRENTQTTIKLFQECCPQSTDRVVLIGGKPDRVVECIKIILDLISESPIKGRAQPYDPNFYDETYDYGGFTMMFDDRRGRPVGFPMRGRGGFDRMPPGRGGRPMPPSRRDYDDMSPRRGPPPPPPGRGGRGGSRARNLPLPPPPPPRGGDLMAYDRRGRPGDRYDGMVGFSADETWDSAIDTWSPSEWQMAYEPQGGSGYDYSYAGGRGSYGDLGGPIITTQVTIPKDLAGSIIGKGGQRIKQIRHESGASIKIDEPLEGSEDRIITITGTQDQIQNAQYLLQNSVKQYADVEGF; encoded by the exons ATGGAAACGGAACAGCCAGAGGAAACCTTTCCCAACACCGAAACCAATGGTGAATTTG GTAAACGCCCTGCCGAAGATATGGAAGAGGAACAAGCTTTTAAAAGATCGAGAAACACTGATGAGATGGTTGAATTACGCATTCTGCTTCAGAGCAag AATGCTGGGGCAGTGATtgggaaaggaggcaagaatattaaGGCTCTCCGTACAGAC TACAATGCCAGTGTTTCAGTCCCAGACAGCAGTGGCCCCGAGCG CATATTGAGTATCAGTGCTGATATTGAAACAATTGGAGAAATTCTGAAGAAAATCATCCCTACCTTGGAAGAG TACCAACACTATAAAGGAAGCGACTTTGACTGCGAGTTGAGACTGTTGATTCATCAGAGTCTGGCAGGAGGAATTATTGGGGTCAAAGGTGCTAAAATCAAAGAACTTCGAGAG AACACTCAGACAACGATCAAGCTTTTCCAGGAATGCTGTCCTCAGTCCACTGACAGAGTTGTTCTTATTGGAGGAAAACCTGATAGGGTTGTAGAGTGCATAAAGATCATCCTTGATCTTATATCAGAG TCTCCTATCAAAGGACGTGCTCAGCCTTATGATCCCAATTTTTATGATGAAACTTACGATTATGGTGGTTTTACAATGATGTTTGATGACCGCCGTGGACGTCCAGTGGGATTTCCCATGCGAGGAAGAGGTGGCTTTGACAGAATGCCTCCTGGTCGGGGTGGGCGTCCCATGCCTCCATCTAGAAGAGATTATGATGATATGAGCCCTCGTCGAggacctcctccacctcctcctggaCGAGGTGGCCGGGGTGGTAGCAGAGCTCGgaatcttcctcttcctccaccaccaccacctagAGGAGG AGATCTGATGGCCTATGACAGAAGAGGAAGACCTGGAGACCGTTATGATGGCATG GTTGGTTTCAGTGCTGATGAAACTTGGGACTCTGCAATAGATACATGGAGCCCATCAGAGTGGCAGATGGCTTATGAACCACAG ggtgGCTCTGGATATG ATTATTCCTATGCAGGGGGTCGTGGCTCATATGGTGATCTTGGTGGACCTATTATTACTACACAAGTAACTATTCCCAAAGAT TTGGCTGGATCTATTATTGGCAAAGGTGGTCAGCGGATTAAACAAATCCGTCATGAGTCAGGAGCTTCGATCAAAATTGATGAGCCTTTAGAAGGGTCCGAAGATCGGATCATTACCATTACAGGAACACAGGACCAGATACAGAATGCACAGTATTTGCTGCAGAACAG tgTGAAGCAGTATGCAGATGTTGAAGGATTCTAA
- the HNRNPK gene encoding heterogeneous nuclear ribonucleoprotein K isoform X2 has protein sequence METEQPEETFPNTETNGEFGKRPAEDMEEEQAFKRSRNTDEMVELRILLQSKNAGAVIGKGGKNIKALRTDYNASVSVPDSSGPERILSISADIETIGEILKKIIPTLEEGLQLPSPTATSQLPLESDAVECLNYQHYKGSDFDCELRLLIHQSLAGGIIGVKGAKIKELRENTQTTIKLFQECCPQSTDRVVLIGGKPDRVVECIKIILDLISESPIKGRAQPYDPNFYDETYDYGGFTMMFDDRRGRPVGFPMRGRGGFDRMPPGRGGRPMPPSRRDYDDMSPRRGPPPPPPGRGGRGGSRARNLPLPPPPPPRGGDLMAYDRRGRPGDRYDGMVGFSADETWDSAIDTWSPSEWQMAYEPQGGSGYDYSYAGGRGSYGDLGGPIITTQVTIPKDLAGSIIGKGGQRIKQIRHESGASIKIDEPLEGSEDRIITITGTQDQIQNAQYLLQNSVKQYSGKFF, from the exons ATGGAAACGGAACAGCCAGAGGAAACCTTTCCCAACACCGAAACCAATGGTGAATTTG GTAAACGCCCTGCCGAAGATATGGAAGAGGAACAAGCTTTTAAAAGATCGAGAAACACTGATGAGATGGTTGAATTACGCATTCTGCTTCAGAGCAag AATGCTGGGGCAGTGATtgggaaaggaggcaagaatattaaGGCTCTCCGTACAGAC TACAATGCCAGTGTTTCAGTCCCAGACAGCAGTGGCCCCGAGCG CATATTGAGTATCAGTGCTGATATTGAAACAATTGGAGAAATTCTGAAGAAAATCATCCCTACCTTGGAAGAG GGCCTGCAGTTGCCATCACCCACTGCAACCAGCCAGCTCCCGCTCGAATCTGATGCTGTGGAATGCTTAAAT TACCAACACTATAAAGGAAGCGACTTTGACTGCGAGTTGAGACTGTTGATTCATCAGAGTCTGGCAGGAGGAATTATTGGGGTCAAAGGTGCTAAAATCAAAGAACTTCGAGAG AACACTCAGACAACGATCAAGCTTTTCCAGGAATGCTGTCCTCAGTCCACTGACAGAGTTGTTCTTATTGGAGGAAAACCTGATAGGGTTGTAGAGTGCATAAAGATCATCCTTGATCTTATATCAGAG TCTCCTATCAAAGGACGTGCTCAGCCTTATGATCCCAATTTTTATGATGAAACTTACGATTATGGTGGTTTTACAATGATGTTTGATGACCGCCGTGGACGTCCAGTGGGATTTCCCATGCGAGGAAGAGGTGGCTTTGACAGAATGCCTCCTGGTCGGGGTGGGCGTCCCATGCCTCCATCTAGAAGAGATTATGATGATATGAGCCCTCGTCGAggacctcctccacctcctcctggaCGAGGTGGCCGGGGTGGTAGCAGAGCTCGgaatcttcctcttcctccaccaccaccacctagAGGAGG AGATCTGATGGCCTATGACAGAAGAGGAAGACCTGGAGACCGTTATGATGGCATG GTTGGTTTCAGTGCTGATGAAACTTGGGACTCTGCAATAGATACATGGAGCCCATCAGAGTGGCAGATGGCTTATGAACCACAG ggtgGCTCTGGATATG ATTATTCCTATGCAGGGGGTCGTGGCTCATATGGTGATCTTGGTGGACCTATTATTACTACACAAGTAACTATTCCCAAAGAT TTGGCTGGATCTATTATTGGCAAAGGTGGTCAGCGGATTAAACAAATCCGTCATGAGTCAGGAGCTTCGATCAAAATTGATGAGCCTTTAGAAGGGTCCGAAGATCGGATCATTACCATTACAGGAACACAGGACCAGATACAGAATGCACAGTATTTGCTGCAGAACAG tgtGAAGCAGTATTCTGGAAAGTTTTTCTAA